In Carassius carassius chromosome 7, fCarCar2.1, whole genome shotgun sequence, one genomic interval encodes:
- the LOC132143815 gene encoding GTPase IMAP family member 7-like — MASANPLPSDFLKSLEEQRSQQKIINKTTMSQDIRIVLVGKTGVGKSATGNTILGDRTFFSEARSTSITKECAFESRMINRKQICVVDTPGLYDTNLSNEEVLDEVVNCIRLAAPGPHVFLLVIAIGRFTKEERNTVGLIHTTFGQEVLRHMMVLFTRADDLEDRTIEDYIAEAPELKKVIDSCKGKYHIFNNREKSDRTQVDELMRKIVVMIKQNHNSYYSHHMFKMANELNNARRTMKEKDKIIADLKKEIMALQKETDKSSCSIL; from the exons ATGGCTTCAGCAAACCCACTGCCATCAGATTTTCTGAAATCCTTGGAGGAGCAACGCAGTCAGCAGAAAATCATTAACAAAACTACAATGA GTCAGGACATACGCATAGTTTTGGTCGGCAAAACAGGAGTTGGCAAGAGTGCTACAGGAAATACCATTCTTGGTGATAGGACATTTTTTTCAGAGGCAAGAAGTACATCAATCACTAAAGAGTGTGCATTTGAATCTCGGATGATAAACAGAAAGCAGATTTGTGTCGTGGACACTCCTGGTCTATATGACACAAATCTGTCCAATGAAGAAGTCTTAGATGAGGTTGTGAATTGCATCAGACTTGCAGCTCCAGGTCCTCATGTCTTTCTTCTTGTAATTGCCATTGGGCGCTTCACTAAAGAAGAGAGAAACACGGTTGGATTGATTCACACAACCTTTGGCCAAGAAGTGCTCAGACACATGATGGTTTTGTTCACCAGGGCAGATGATCTTGAAGACAGGACAATTGAAGATTACATAGCGGAGGCACCAGAACTAAAAAAAGTGATAGATTCATGCAAAGGGAAATACCATATATTCAACAATAGAGAGAAGTCTGACCGTACCCAAGTTGATGAGCTCATGAGGAAGATTGTAGTCATGATAAAACAGAATCATAACAGCTACTACAGCCACCACATGTTTAAAATGGCAAATGAACTCAATAATGCTAGGAGAACCATGAAGGAAAAGGATAAAATTATTGCTGACCTTAAAAAGGAAATAATGGCTTTACAAAAAGAAACAGATAAGTCATCTTGCAGCATACTATAG
- the LOC132143814 gene encoding GTPase IMAP family member 7 translates to MEAQDKLQVILLGTTGSGKSASGNTILGKKVFKSYASTQSVTVSNQTETARIHGMEVTVVDTPGWHCTKISEDEVASQIKAATASLNGHYAFLMVIPIGSYTAKEMQMIPQLRKILGEDFFTHTTILFSFHDNLESKSFDQFITEEEGALKIIIQCCGNRVYTWNNKDSSSVKNLNKLLEDLKETQGMNENSKESSQSEKQDEKMIVKPEQDQVTSDETIGHSDAHMKRHKKDTTEPMDKTSEEVRVVVLGMAGVGKTSTITTLLGNDKKTERSQSPINKTRRSGIHLVLIDSPGFKEETEVNDSVSQSLSYAAPGPHVIMIVIRAGQVTTENLQIIDRIHACLHKSRKQTMILFSGKDYLENKDIEEYIKENPEIENLVKLYGKRFHALNNKDVNDQTQVNQLFEKISAIYHENYGHFIKEKRNGPDHTEEKKKREKLNDLKDGLMI, encoded by the exons ATGGAAGCCCAAGATAAATTGCAGGTTATCCTGCTTGGCACGACGGGGTCTGGTAAAAGTGCTTCAGGAAATACCATACTTGGTAAAAAGGTTTTTAAATCTTATGCATCTACTCAGTCAGTCACAGTATCAAACCAGACTGAAACAGCGAGGATTCATGGAATGGAAGTCACAGTTGTGGACACTCCTGGATGGCACTGTACTAAAATCTCTGAGGATGAGGTCGCATCACAAATAAAGGCAGCCACTGCGTCACTTAATGGTCATTATGCTTTTCTCATGGTCATCCCCATTGGTTCCTATACAGCAAAAGAAATGCAAATGATTCCACAGTTACGTAAAATCCTAGGAGAAGATTTTTTTACTCATACTACAATTCTGTTTTCATTCCATGATAACCTTGAGTCAAAATCCTTTGATCAGTTTATCACAGAAGAAGAGGGAGCACTGAAGATTATCATTCAGTGCTGTGGAAATCGAGTGTACACCTGGAACAACAAAGATAGTTCATCTGTGAAGAATTTGAACAAGTTGTTAGAGGATCTAAAAGAAACACAGGGAATGAATGAAAACTCTAAAGAGAGCTCCCAGAGTGAAAAGCAAGATGAAAAAATGATCGTAAAACCAGAACAAGATCAAGTCACATCTGATGAAACTATAGGACATTCAGATGCACATATGAAGAGGCACAAGAAAGACACTACAGAACCAATGGACAAGACAAGTGAAGAAGTCAGAGTTGTTGTCTTGGGAATGGCTGGGGTAGGAAAGACCTCAACCATTACCACACTTTTAGGAAATGATAAAAAAACTGAAAGGAGCCAATCACCGATTAATAAAACCAGAAGGTCTGGGATTCATTTAGTGTTGATTGATTCTCCTGGCTTTAAGGAAGAAACAGAAGTGAATGATTCAGTCTCTCAGTCTTTGTCATATGCTGCTCCAGGGCCTCATGTCATTATGATTGTGATCAGAGCGGGACAAGTTACCACAGAAAACCTCCAAATAATAGATCGCATACATGCGTGTCTTCACAAATCAAGAAAACAAACAATGATCCTGTTCTCTGGAAAGGATTATCTAGAAAACAAAGATATTGAAGAGTACATTAAGGAGAATCCAGAGATTGAAAATCTAGTAAAATTGTACGGCAAAAGATTTCATGCACTGAATAACAAGGATGTCAATGATCAGACTCAAGTTAACCAACTGTTTGAAAAGATTTCTGCAATTTACCATGAAAACTATGGTCACTTCATCAAAGAAAAGAGGAACGGTCCGGatcacacagaagaaaaaa agAAACGAGAAAAACTTAACGATTTAAAGGATGGCTTAATGATTTAA
- the LOC132143121 gene encoding G-protein coupled receptor 26-like → MNLLDIFLELLIVVIAVVSLVANLLVLLCFTCSAQVRAQVPAIFIMNLSFCNILIAVLNMPSTLLGVVKHQKPFGDHFCYTVSFMDTFLTTNTMLSMAALSIDRWIAVVFPLTYPSKMRLKNAVLMVSYAWLHSLAFSLTALLLFWVDYNPAYASCTVHLRDDAESRGHFMVFTAVFHACTFAFSLVILCFAYLKVLQVARFHCKRIDVITVQTLLLLVDIHPSVKQRCLLEQKKRRHRATKKISIFIGSFVLCFTPYVITRLTELAPSVKIARYWGIMSKCLVYSKAASDPFVYSLLRQQYKMALFGICNKILGRNLYTLSGHCSPSGM, encoded by the exons ATGAACTTATTGGATATATTTCTAGAACTCCTCATCGTTGTAATTGCAGTGGTGTCACTCGTGGCGAACTTGCTGGTGTTACTATGTTTCACCTGCAGCGCACAGGTTCGTGCACAGGTGCCAGCGATCTTCATCATGAACCTCTCATTCTGCAACATCCTCATCGCTGTTCTCAACATGCCTTCCACCCTGCTTGGGGTCGTAAAACACCAAAAGCCTTTCGGCGACCACTTTTGTTATACAGTCAGCTTTATGGATACTTTTCTGACTACCAACACGATGCTGAGCATGGCAGCTCTCAGCATAGACCGCTGGATAGCCGTGGTTTTTCCTTTGACTTATCCCAGCAAAATGAGACTGAAGAATGCCGTGCTAATGGTCAGTTACGCCTGGCTTCACTCGCTCGCATTCTCGCTCACTGCTCTCCTGCTGTTCTGGGTCGATTACAATCCCGCGTACGCGTCTTGCACCGTGCACCTGAGAGATGATGCTGAGAGCCGCGGTCACTTCATGGTGTTCACCGCGGTTTTCCACGCGTGTACATTCGCCTTCTCGCTTGTTATCCTATGCTTTGCCTACCTGAAAGTACTACAAGTGGCGCGCTTTCATTGTAAGAGGATAGATGTCATAACAGTGCAGACACTTTTACTACTTGTCGACATTCATCCGAG TGTAAAACAACGGTGCTTACTGGAGCAGAAGAAAAGGAGACACAGGGCCACTAAGAAAATCAGCATTTTCATCGGGTCGTTCGTCCTGTGCTTCACCCCCTATGTCATAACACG ACTGACTGAACTGGCTCCTTCAGTAAAAATTGCCCGTTATTGGGGGATCATGAGCAAGTGCTTGGTGTACAGCAAAGCTGCATCTGACCCGTTCGTCTACTCCCTTTTGCGACAACAATATAAGATGGCCCTTTTTGGAATTTGCAACAAGATTTTGGGACGCAACTTATACACACTTTCTGGTCACTGCAGTCCCTCAGGAATGTAA
- the LOC132143816 gene encoding carboxypeptidase Z-like isoform X1 — translation MITTLYVAATATSFSSGTAKMHTVLILLSSLATCWSVPRRCSPEEAAMGRCRTPAENRPQCMEMVLGYCQDVPYSHTTFPNIVGHRSRQDLEMGAEYLLLSVIHGLLNGECSPDIRLLGCSVLAPRCQDNKLMKPCRSSCEMVKKSCIHAFEAIQMAWPYFLDCDRFFVGEEEGCYDPLSELREKQEVAFANISDSGFFTIIQFTYHTNSQMFSILKKTASKCSDISQTYSIGRSVEGKDLLAIEFSNNPGQHDLLEPEIKLIGNMHGNEVLGRQLLIYLAQYLCSEYLLGNERIQTIINTTRIHILPSMNPDGYEIAASEVADRNDPENINQEGHEYNGWTSGRANAQNLDLNRNFPDLTSIFYNRRRFRHFRSHHIPVPESYWLNKVVAPETYAVMKWIRSYPFVISASLHGGELVISYPFDFSRHPQEERMYSPTPDEQIFRQLARTYADAHATMSNNDTDRCGASFANKGGITNGAQWYSFAGGMSDFNYLHSNCYEITVELGCDKFPSEEELYPEWLRNKEALLSFMEFVHRGIKGIVKDEHGNGIKGATISVRGMRHDITTAVDGDYWRLLNPGVHIVTAAASGYSKVSKRIHLPRTVQVGRVDFVLKKVPREPSLDYFNIPELDNYDRFDPFNQFEQSSPRVQGENGEERTEKPWWWAYFSQLGVSAPTWLLRNY, via the exons ATGATCACAACTTTGTACGTCGCAGCGACTGCCACATCATTCAGTTCAGGGACAGCAAAAATGCACACGGTTCTAATACTTTTAAGCTCACTGGCGACATGCTGGAGCGTCCCAAGAAGATGTTCTCCGGAAGAAGCAGCTATGG gaAGATGCAGAACACCTGCAGAAAACAGGC CACAGTGTATGGAGATGGTGCTTGGTTACTGTCAGGATGTGCCCTACAGCCACACCACATTCCCCAACATCGTGGGCCATCGATCACGGCAGGATTTAGAGATGGGTGCAGAGTACCTGCTCTTGAGCGTGATCCACGGCCTGCTGAATGGAGAGTGTTCTCCAGACATCCGTCTGTTGGGCTGCTCAGTGTTGGCTCCCCGTTGTCAAGATAACAAGTTAATGAAGCCGTGCCGCAGCTCTTGTGAAATGGTGAAAAAGAGCTGTATTCATGCCTTTGAGGCCATCCAAATGGCATGGCCTTACTTTCTGGACTGTGACCGATTCTTTGTTGGTGAAGAGGAGGGCTGTTATGACCCATTGTCAGAGTTAAGAG AAAAGCAGGAAGTGGCCTTTGCCAACATATCTGATAGTGGTTTTTTCACTATCATTCAGTTCACTTACCACACCAACTCTCAGATGTTCAGCATCCTGAAGAAGACGGCATCAAAATGCTCTGACATCTCACAAACATACAGCATTGGGCGCAGTGTGGAAGGAAAAGACTTACTGGCTATTGAATTCTCCAATAACCCTGGACAACATGACCTAT TGGAGCCAGAGATCAAATTAATTGGGAACATGCATGGAAACGAGGTTCTCGGCCGGCAGCTGCTGATTTACCTGGCTCAGTATCTGTGTTCTGAGTATCTGCTGGGCAATGAGCGAATTCAGACCATCATCAACACCACACGCATCCATATCCTACCCTCCATGAATCCTGACGGCTATGAGATTGCCGCTTCTGAGGTAGCCGATAGGAACGACCCCGAAAACATCAACCAGgaa GGTCATGAGTACAACGGGTGGACAAGCGGTCGGGCCAATGCACAGAACCTCGATCTGAACCGCAACTTCCCTGACCTCACCTCCATCTTCTACAATCGCCGTCGCTTCAGACATTTCCGTAGTCACCACATCCCAGTCCCTGAGTCCTACTggttaaataag GTAGTTGCACCAGAGACCTATGCTGTAATGAAGTGGATAAGATCCTATCCTTTTGTTATATCTGCCAGTCTTCATGGTGGAGAACTGGTCATCTCATACCCTTTTGACTTCTCTAGACACCCTCAAGAAGAAAGGATGTACTCCCCCACACCAGATGAGCAA ATTTTTAGGCAGTTGGCTAGGACATATGCAGATGCCCATGCCACTATGTCCAACAATGACACAGACAGATGTGGAGCCTCATTTGCCAATAAAGGAGGGATAACCAATGGAGCACAGTGGTATAGCTTTGCTGGAG GTATGTCAGACTTTAACTACCTGCACAGTAACTGTTATGAGATCACTGTGGAGTTGGGCTGTGATAAATTCCCCTCTGAAGAGGAGCTCTATCCTGAGTGGCTCAGGAATAAGGAGGCACTGCTCAGCTTTATGGAGTTT GTCCACAGAGGTATAAAGGGCATTGTGAAGGATGAACATGGAAATGGCATAAAAGGAGCTACGATATCTGTTAGAGGGATGCGACATGACATCACTACCG CTGTGGATGGTGATTACTGGAGACTGTTGAACCCAGGTGTCCACATTGTGACTGCTGCTGCCTCCGGCTACTCTAAAGTATCTAAGCGCATTCATCTGCCAAGGACCGTACAGGTGGGCCGGGTGGACTTTGTGCTGAAGAAGGTCCCACGAGAACCCTCTCTTGACTACTTTAACATCCCTGAGCTGGACAACTATGATCGTTTTGACCCATTTAATCAGTTTGAGCAGTCCAGCCCGAGGGTGCAGGGAGAGAATGGGGAGGAGAGGACTGAGAAGCCCTGGTGGTGGGCTTATTTCAGCCAGTTAGGCGTTTCTGCACCTACCTGGCTCCTGCGGAACTACTAG
- the LOC132143816 gene encoding carboxypeptidase Z-like isoform X2: MITTLYVAATATSFSSGTAKMHTVLILLSSLATCWSVPRRCSPEEAAMGRCRTPAENRPQCMEMVLGYCQDVPYSHTTFPNIVGHRSRQDLEMGAEYLLLSVIHGLLNGECSPDIRLLGCSVLAPRCQDNKLMKPCRSSCEMVKKSCIHAFEAIQMAWPYFLDCDRFFVGEEEGCYDPLSELREKQEVAFANISDSGFFTIIQFTYHTNSQMFSILKKTASKCSDISQTYSIGRSVEGKDLLAIEFSNNPGQHDLLEPEIKLIGNMHGNEVLGRQLLIYLAQYLCSEYLLGNERIQTIINTTRIHILPSMNPDGYEIAASEGHEYNGWTSGRANAQNLDLNRNFPDLTSIFYNRRRFRHFRSHHIPVPESYWLNKVVAPETYAVMKWIRSYPFVISASLHGGELVISYPFDFSRHPQEERMYSPTPDEQIFRQLARTYADAHATMSNNDTDRCGASFANKGGITNGAQWYSFAGGMSDFNYLHSNCYEITVELGCDKFPSEEELYPEWLRNKEALLSFMEFVHRGIKGIVKDEHGNGIKGATISVRGMRHDITTAVDGDYWRLLNPGVHIVTAAASGYSKVSKRIHLPRTVQVGRVDFVLKKVPREPSLDYFNIPELDNYDRFDPFNQFEQSSPRVQGENGEERTEKPWWWAYFSQLGVSAPTWLLRNY, from the exons ATGATCACAACTTTGTACGTCGCAGCGACTGCCACATCATTCAGTTCAGGGACAGCAAAAATGCACACGGTTCTAATACTTTTAAGCTCACTGGCGACATGCTGGAGCGTCCCAAGAAGATGTTCTCCGGAAGAAGCAGCTATGG gaAGATGCAGAACACCTGCAGAAAACAGGC CACAGTGTATGGAGATGGTGCTTGGTTACTGTCAGGATGTGCCCTACAGCCACACCACATTCCCCAACATCGTGGGCCATCGATCACGGCAGGATTTAGAGATGGGTGCAGAGTACCTGCTCTTGAGCGTGATCCACGGCCTGCTGAATGGAGAGTGTTCTCCAGACATCCGTCTGTTGGGCTGCTCAGTGTTGGCTCCCCGTTGTCAAGATAACAAGTTAATGAAGCCGTGCCGCAGCTCTTGTGAAATGGTGAAAAAGAGCTGTATTCATGCCTTTGAGGCCATCCAAATGGCATGGCCTTACTTTCTGGACTGTGACCGATTCTTTGTTGGTGAAGAGGAGGGCTGTTATGACCCATTGTCAGAGTTAAGAG AAAAGCAGGAAGTGGCCTTTGCCAACATATCTGATAGTGGTTTTTTCACTATCATTCAGTTCACTTACCACACCAACTCTCAGATGTTCAGCATCCTGAAGAAGACGGCATCAAAATGCTCTGACATCTCACAAACATACAGCATTGGGCGCAGTGTGGAAGGAAAAGACTTACTGGCTATTGAATTCTCCAATAACCCTGGACAACATGACCTAT TGGAGCCAGAGATCAAATTAATTGGGAACATGCATGGAAACGAGGTTCTCGGCCGGCAGCTGCTGATTTACCTGGCTCAGTATCTGTGTTCTGAGTATCTGCTGGGCAATGAGCGAATTCAGACCATCATCAACACCACACGCATCCATATCCTACCCTCCATGAATCCTGACGGCTATGAGATTGCCGCTTCTGAG GGTCATGAGTACAACGGGTGGACAAGCGGTCGGGCCAATGCACAGAACCTCGATCTGAACCGCAACTTCCCTGACCTCACCTCCATCTTCTACAATCGCCGTCGCTTCAGACATTTCCGTAGTCACCACATCCCAGTCCCTGAGTCCTACTggttaaataag GTAGTTGCACCAGAGACCTATGCTGTAATGAAGTGGATAAGATCCTATCCTTTTGTTATATCTGCCAGTCTTCATGGTGGAGAACTGGTCATCTCATACCCTTTTGACTTCTCTAGACACCCTCAAGAAGAAAGGATGTACTCCCCCACACCAGATGAGCAA ATTTTTAGGCAGTTGGCTAGGACATATGCAGATGCCCATGCCACTATGTCCAACAATGACACAGACAGATGTGGAGCCTCATTTGCCAATAAAGGAGGGATAACCAATGGAGCACAGTGGTATAGCTTTGCTGGAG GTATGTCAGACTTTAACTACCTGCACAGTAACTGTTATGAGATCACTGTGGAGTTGGGCTGTGATAAATTCCCCTCTGAAGAGGAGCTCTATCCTGAGTGGCTCAGGAATAAGGAGGCACTGCTCAGCTTTATGGAGTTT GTCCACAGAGGTATAAAGGGCATTGTGAAGGATGAACATGGAAATGGCATAAAAGGAGCTACGATATCTGTTAGAGGGATGCGACATGACATCACTACCG CTGTGGATGGTGATTACTGGAGACTGTTGAACCCAGGTGTCCACATTGTGACTGCTGCTGCCTCCGGCTACTCTAAAGTATCTAAGCGCATTCATCTGCCAAGGACCGTACAGGTGGGCCGGGTGGACTTTGTGCTGAAGAAGGTCCCACGAGAACCCTCTCTTGACTACTTTAACATCCCTGAGCTGGACAACTATGATCGTTTTGACCCATTTAATCAGTTTGAGCAGTCCAGCCCGAGGGTGCAGGGAGAGAATGGGGAGGAGAGGACTGAGAAGCCCTGGTGGTGGGCTTATTTCAGCCAGTTAGGCGTTTCTGCACCTACCTGGCTCCTGCGGAACTACTAG